Genomic DNA from Theropithecus gelada isolate Dixy chromosome 1, Tgel_1.0, whole genome shotgun sequence:
TCACTTTCTTAAAAGGTAACATGTTACGTATAGCATCTTTTGTACACCTAAACTCTCTTGGAGCTCTTTCCACTTCTCAGTACATTGAGAGCTTTCCATTAAAGGCTACATAGGGTTCCATTTTgtggaaataatgttttctttagcCAGTTTCTTACTGATGAACTGGGTCATTTCCAGTTCTCTTTTGAGGTAATTGCAAAACCATTTGGTTAATGACAGCatccttaatttttgttttcactcaTATGCTCCTCCCATTTATCAGAAAAGGTAATAGTTTTCCTTCCAATTTAGTCCTTTCCCTACACATGGGCAGGAACCATTTAGAAAATTTGATGGAGGTGGGGAGCAAATCCAACGAGAGGTGTGCAAGACTTTTTATTCATGAAAACTTTAAATCCTGCTGAAATAAATATAGGAAGACCGACCTAAATGGAGACATACTATATTTGGGGATAAAAATACTCAATATTAGAAAGCTGTTAATCTTCCAAAATTAGTAAATTCAGTGCAGTTTAATGAAACTGccaaatggaattaaaaatagaatttgacgtgctcattttaaagtttatatttagaaaataaccaagaaaagagaacaaGGTGGGCATGTGGAGACTTGGCCTCCCAGATACGAAGtaaatgcaaaatttattttgcagtttAGAAGAATATGGTGAGCTCAGGTTTGTCCAAACTGATCCACAGAAGAGCAGCACCTAAAAACCTTCCCATGTATctataggaatttattttttaaaaaatgatgtaacACTCTATATCAGAAAGGACTGTTCACCAGATGGTGTTAAACCCATCTGCTACCcatttgattaaaaaagaaaggttgggccaggcagggtggctcacacctgtaatcccagtaatttgggaggctgaggccagcagatggcttgagcccaggaattggagaccagcctgggcaacatggcaaaaccccatctctactaaaaatgcaagcagtaaccgggtgtggtggtgcatgcttgctGTCCCAGTgatgggaggctgatgtgggaggatcacctgagcccagggaggtcaaggctgcagtgagctgtgatcacaccactctactccagcctgagcaacagagtgagacttggtctcaaaaaaaaggaaggttaGATTTTTACTTCATattcacaaaaaattaacttCCGTTGGATTAAAGCACTAACACCGGAagcaaggtttttcttttaaaccattGGATGACAATGTTGCATTTTTTATAATCGAAGGGTAAATCTTTCTGAAAGTGACACAAAGTCCCCCATCTGTAAAGGAAAGGTTTCAGATTTGAGTATGCAAATTGATATTTTCCATAAGACAAAAGAAAGCATAAAGGAAAGCAATGGGCtgtataaaatattcacaaaatatctGTCTGAAGATGGATATCAGATATATAGAGAGATCCTAACAAGGTCAGTAAGAgaaagaaactcacttaaaaaaaaaagtcagtgagcttttctatatttttttccaaaacaattttaaaaggattGGCAAAGCACATAAGCAGGCCATTCATCAAAGAAGTAAAGATGActgattaataagaaaaagatgctagcatcactaataatcagtAAGTTCACACCTGACTTtgggatcccttgaacccagaagttcaagtccagcctgggcaagatggcgaaaccctatctctacaaaaaaaatacaaaaatcacctgggtgtggtggcacatgcctgtagtcccagctacttgggggggctgaggtggaaggatcacttgagcccaggagttcgaggctgcagtgagccgtgtttgcgccactgccctccagcctggatgacaaagtgagacccgatttaaaaaaaaaaaaaaaaaaaaaaaaatcagtaaaatgtaAATCATTGCATTCCTGATGTTGATATGcatggcttcttttttttaaaatgttcagtctTACTAGAggtttctcaataattttttcaAAGCAACAGCTCCCGGCTTCATTcatattccatttttgttttcaatttcattggtgtctgctttttttcttcctttgttctgCTAGATGTGGGTTCATTTTACTTacagttttctgttactgtggAAGCTCAGATTATTGATCTGAAACCttctttcataataaaagcaCTCAATGCAATAAACGTCCTTCTAAGCACTGCATTATGTGTGCCCACATACTTTAATACGCtataatttcacttttcttccctttaaaataCTTTCTGATTTCTCTTGAGAATTCCTCTTTGGTGGTTTATTTATGAGTATGTTGTTTAACTTCCAGGCAATttcagattttcctgttatctttctATGACTGAATTTTAGTTCAATTCCATTTATGGTCAGAAACAaattttgtatgatttcagttattttacattctttaagGTTTATTTTATAAACCAGGATATGGtcttagagaatgttccatgtgcccTTGGAAGAATATATGTATCAcgtgttgttgggtggagtgctATAAATGTCAATTACAGCCACTTGATTAATGATACTCAATTCTTCTGTCTTGGCTGATTTTCTGTTAGTTCTATTACTGTTAGGAGTATTAAAGTCTTCAACTGTAATGGTGAATTTGTCTAGTTCTCCTTTCAGTTGTCAGATTTGCTTCACATATATTGCCTCAGCACAATCTTCTTTGTCATGTTAGCCTTTTTCCAGTAATTCACCTGTCCACCATCGCCATCTGCTTCCTGTCATAACCCTGCTTTTCCTGGGCATACGGAGAATCTTATGTTCTATTTTTCTTGTACTGTCTCATTTTTTAGGGATGACGCTTGCCACACTTAGAGTAAGTCCAGCAGGTTTTAGAGAGTGTCACTATGCTTGTGCACTGTGGGCACAGAAGCTCTGTGAAGTTCTGCTGCCAGGTGCGTACACCTTTAAACGTGGTGCATCTTCTTGGTGAACTGAACCTTTTGTATAAAAACCCTCTTTATCCCTGGTAATTTCCTTTGCTCTGAAATCAATTTCgctattgctttcttttttggttagcgtttttattatatttttttattttttattttttatttatttatttttttgagacagagtcgtccaggctggagtgcagtggcgcgatcttggctcactgcaacctccacctcccaggttcaaccaagtcttatgcctcagcctcctgagtaactgggattacaggcatgtgccaccacaccaggctaatttttgtatttgtttttgttgttttagagacagggtttcaccatattgaccaggctggtcttgaactcctggcctcaagtgatccctcctcagcctcccaaagtactgggattataggtgtgagccaccgcgcccgacctggtctatctttttctgtcctttacTATTAACCTACTCATATGAttgcatttaaaatgaatttcttacAGACATCATATAGCTGaatcatgtttttgaaaaatcattctGATACTGTCTTTTAGTTGGTGTGTTtatactatttacatttaatgtaattactaatgtgtgtggcttctttttctctgttttttgttctttggttcccccttttcctgttttctttggggttatttgaacttttttgttgttgttgagatggagtcttgccctgtcgcccaggctggagtgcagtggcgtgatcttggctccctgcaaacctctgcctccgagattctgggttcaagtgagtctcctgcctcagcctcctgagtagctgagactacaggcacccaccaccatacccggctaatttttgtattttcagtagagacagggtttctctatgttggccaggctggtctcaaactcctgacctcaggtgatccacctgcctgggcctcccaaagtcttgggattaacaggcgtgggccgccacacctggcctatttgaacatttttagtaTTCCATGTTATCTATTATGATTTTGACCATATCTTTGTATAAAGTTTTGAAAGGAAAACATTAGCCTATTTAGAACCATTTTTGTCACTTAAATTTACTTGGAATACAGAAACCTTCCCACCATGTGGGTGCCTTTACTCGCCCCTCTTTCTGTTACAGTTGTCTTATAGATTGCATCTACATAAGTTGAAAACCTTATCAGATGATGTTATATTTTTTGCTTTCAACAATCAAACATGTTATAAAAACTCAAGAGGAGACTAGTCTATTCTATTTTACCCATTTTGgttgcttttcttcattcctgATGTTGCAAGTTTCCTTTTGGTGCTGTTTTCCTCTGAAGGACCAGCTGCCTGTGCAGTTCCTTTGAGCAGGTCAGCTGCTGCCAGTCCTCTCTGTTTTCATGCCTCTgacaatgtctttatttcactttcattccTGAGGGATATCTCATTGGAAAAGAATTCTGAATTGACAGTGATTTTCTTGCAGCACTTTAAAAAATGGGCCACTTCCTTCTgacctccatggtttctgatgaaaatTCTGATGTCATTCAAATTGTTGTTTCCCTATAGATAATGCGTCATTTTTCTCTGGCTGTTTTCAAGATGTCTTTTAGTTTTCAGCAGTTTATGATGTGTCTGGGCACTGACTTCTTTGAATTTATCCTGTTTAGGATTTACTCAGCCTCTTGAATCTGTAAGATTTCACCCATCTTGGGAATTTTTCAGCCATTAATTATACAGATGTTTGTTAAGCACTGcacttttttgtttgagacagagtctcgccctgtcgcccaggctggagtgcaatagcacaaccttggttcactgaaacctccgcctcccaggttcaaacgattctcctgcctgcctcagcctcccgagtagctgggattacaggcacccaccaccatgcccagctaagttttgtattttttgtggagacggggttttgccatgttggccatgatggtcttgaactcctgacctcgtgatctgcccacctcagcctcccaaagtgctgagactataggcatgagccaccgcacccggccagcactGCACTCTCTTATCCATCTGTGACATGACTGAGACCTGTCAATACCATCCGACAGGTCCCTGAAAGTCTGTTCGTTTTTCAGGGACTTTTTTCTGTTCATATTGGATGATTTTATCAATCTGTCTTTCTTTTGTCATCTCCATTCCATTGAATctatccagttaatttttaaaatgttatagtaTTTTTCAGCTCTAATATTTTCCTTTGCTTCTGCTTTATATCATCTATTTCTTTActgataatttctattttaatatgtttcaGGAATGACTGCTTATTTAAGCTTTTTATTATTAACTACTTTAAAGTCTATAATTACTTCTGTTGTCTTTTCCCATTAGAATTATTTTCATGGTTCTTTATATGCTGAATAATTTGGAATTGTATTCTAGACATTTTGAATGTTACATGACGAGACGCGACTTTTAAGTCCTAtagaaaatgttgatatttttgttttattatagcaGGAAATTGATCGGGTGAGGCTCACGCCGAAGACTCCAACCTTCCTTCTCTGAGTTTTGGTCCCAATGTCACTTCAGTCTTCAAAGCTTTTGCAGTGCTATTTGGATTCATCTCATATAGGCCCCATCTTGCGGTCAGTCTGAGGCCTCACAGGGCTCACCTGTAAGCTCAGTTCTCTGCTGTCTTTGGTATGGACTTAGGATCAGCTCTACCCATAAGCACTGTGAACAGTGTGAGTAGGTGGGGAAGGGCTCAGGTGTTCATAAAAAACTTTGTGGAGTCACTTTCTTAAGCTCTTCCCTCTCTGCTCTCTCCCTAGCACTTTCTAGTTCCCTGGGGCTCCCCTTTTTTTGGTCCTGTGGCCCAAAATTGCCCACTTCTGCAATTCAGCCATATCCTTCAGAGAGAAAAAACGCGCATCGGCTCACTCCCGTGCTCTTGGTGATGCTGCTCTACTCAGTGGAGATGTGCGAGGCTCTCCCTCAGGCTTCCGGCTCCTGCAGGCTCCCACTGGCAGCCAGGGGGTTACCTGGGAGCTTCAGcacaaaaaaaaatggggaaaaggagAGGTAAGGGGGGCATTTCCCCCACTCTCTGAGCTTCCGCTGTTCCCTCCCCTCCTGTTCCTGGAGCCAGGCTGCTTCTGGATCTCCGCACCACAGTGCTCACTTCTGTGTTTTGGCCTGTGTTAAGGCTGGACGATACATGAAGaatcaaaaaaaaaggaagacccaCCACCACTTCAGTGGTCCTTAGAAGTCTAGTGTACCCAATCCGTGTGTTGCTGTTTACTTTTCAGAGTCCTCAAATAGCTGTGTGACGCAGTCCATCTATATTTTATAGACGTGTTCAGTAAGAACAAAGTGGGGGAAATGTGTGCTCCCTCCATCTTCCTGGAGCTAGACTCTTCCCTAAgatattaaggggaaaaaaattggaGACTGTCCATAGCGTTATCCAATATTTGTGCAAAACAAAACGTGTGTATGTATCTCCATAAATGCTTAGAAAAAGGTCTGCAAGTttacacacaaaatttaaaaatggtttattCTAAGAAGAGGAGTAGAATTTCGATGAGAAGGGAACTTTCACTTTTCACTTTTAACTTTCACTTTTaactctatactttttttttttttttttgaggcggagttttgctctgtcgcccaggctggggtacaatggcatgatctcggctcactgcaacctctgcctcctgggttaaagcgattctcctgcctcagcctcccgagtagctgggattacaggcacatgccatcacgcctggctaatttttgtatttttagtaaagacagggtttcaccatgttggccaggctggtcacgaactcctgacctcaagtgatctgcctgcttcagcctcccaaagtgcgggattacaggcatgagtcaccacacccagtcaagtCTATACTtctttttgagttattttaacCATACACTATTACTTTTGTAACTTGGAAAACAGTAAGATGTGATGGAAAAGACTGGGAAAAATTATAGCTCAACTCAAAGTGTATAATACACTATCTTCTCATGGACATAACTAATGTATCTTATTAAACATTTATCTACTGAAAAATCCATTTAGGAGTCAATATGATCATACATTTTCTTCAAGTCATATATGTACTAAGCAGAATTACTTCTCACAAAAGAGTCTCAGCCTGTAATGTTAATTaactttattcacatttttccaAGTAAATACAATATTAACTATAAGCTAAAAACAATACATTGTTCTTAGAAAATACAACCCCAAATTACTGTGTGGCCTGGGCTTTGTGATTATATGTGCCCAGACTTTGTTCCTCCGAATTTTTAAAGTGAATGCAGTGCTCAAAACAAACTTACAATAGCACAGGGAAACCTTCCCTAAATAAAGTTTTCTTATAATTATAAGATACATCCAAAAAGAAGCCTCTACTGTCTTCATTCAAGTGTCCAgaatttcaaaatggaaataatattaaaagagcAATCGATTTGTTTCCATCTCACACTAGTAGGCTTGAAGGAGGCAAATTTGGACCAAAAATCTAGACATAACTCCTTGCATAGGGTTTGGTATTAAGCGCACACTTGCACTGAATAACTCCATATCCACCCTGTAGtacaaaaattcattttaaatgcaaACATTGTGAAATGACCAGGTCATATTTTGAAGATCActctttaaaatatcatttaactGATCACAAAATTATATAGTAAGGACCTTATATGGATCAGGTATTAAGTTTGATACCAAAGCAACTACAGCATCAAGCTACATAAATATTAGCACCATTTTTTATCTAGTCCAGTGAAATGTAAAACTGTGCATCACACGGTTTTTTAACCAAAGCAGTCAAcaagaaaaattgttttaattctgaTATATGCTTTGCTCCCCCTCCTCTTTGCTGGTCATACTTTTGAACACTTTAAACAAAGTGCAGTTGACCCTTTGTATCCGTGAGTTCTGCGTCCATGGATTCAACCACatacaaattgaaaatatttgagggaaaaaaggATGGTTTCATTTGTGCTGAACATGTACAggcttttttccttgtcattattccctaaacaatacagtataacaactatttacagagcatttacattgtattaggtattttaagtaatctagagatgatttaaagtatacaggaggatgtttCTAGGTTATATGCAAATTCTACACCATTTTATAGAAGGGGCTTGAGTATCCATGCAGTTTGGCATCCTAAGGGAGGCCTGGAACCAATGCCCCATGGATACTGAGAGGCGACCGTACCATAACATACAACAGACTTTGTAACATAAATTACAAAGTCTGTGCCCAGTACAGCATTATCAACCTAAAAAAGGATAGTGGAAGACCCTACAGATTTTTCTTAACTTACAAATTGTGCAGAATTCTCTTCTGGAAGTTATGGCTTCCAATAACAGCCATGTTGCTTGCTCTCTTTCTTACCATTTAGTCAGCTGAGTTCAAGTGACCTAAGTATAATACCCTTCAAGTTGCTAGCAATTGTATTCTTTGATGGAACACAATGACAAAGATACTACATATGAAATGGTATAAATATGTGCCTCCTACATAATATGCAAGATCATCTATAGCCTATTATAcatctattcatttttaaaatgaatcatGTGCTTAGAAATTTTAGGGGGGAGAACATATATATAACCAGAGGTGCCAAGTATTTTAACAGCTCCTAAATAAGGgcagttaaaagacaaagaatcGATTCCATTCACTTCTCACCCGCAGACTTAATGTCCAGCAGAGTGCTAGACAATAGTGCTTCAATATTCTATTACTTTTATCTTATATTAAAATTGgtaacataaaaaacaaaaagcatatttatgacaaattgttttaattaagaacttaaaatcaaaattttgaaaagaGTTTTATGTAGCATTTGTTTTTAAGTATCATTGGATTCTCGGTTTCAGGCTTTTTCAACATGAAAGGTAGTTTTTAAACTATCTCACTGTCTTGCAGGTTGTCCCAAGAATTAGGAACATGATTACAACTACATTCATttctagaataaaaagaaagaagtaggaTCATCAAATTGTAACAACTATAAAATCTGCACAGGTTCAAAAGGTAATtgtcactctttaaaaaaaaagaaaagaaaccctaaCCAACTAAGGACTTGGACGTAAGATGAAGGCTTACAATTCATACTGATTTATTCACTATTCTTGCActttaaaagtactttaaaaatcccGTTCATTTGTCTTCCacttaaaaagaggaaaacatttgCCCATAATTGCCTTCTATGTTTTATCTCTGTCTGGAGTTTTAAGTAGTAAGTACATTAAGTACAACTTTGTTTTCTAAACGAGAGAAAAGTCTGGCTGTTCAAAGTCTAGAGGAAGTTGGGTTTCTAAGGCAGTCCGTCAGTGTGGGGTCTGAACCACTCTCTAAGGCCATCTTTCCTGATTGTCAGCTGCAACACAAGCCTGAGCTGGATGGCTAACACCGAACATGCAAGAAGCGACTTTAAAGGAACAGTTTTCACAATCAGCTAGCTACACCATCACATATTGCCACATTAAGGTGATCTTTAGGTACCTGTGTCGTTTAAAGACTTTAATAATAGTTAATACCAAAATTCACCAGTTACTAGCAAGGCTGTTTTGGACAACATGTAAAATTTCCTCTTTTGAAATATGCATCTCAATGATTAGGAAAGATCTCTAAGGAAACAAATTCACCTCAAAACTacgcaaatattttaaaaggttttttaagCTCACAATACTTCAGTATGTGTTTTCAAAGCTTAAACAGTTATGATCATGTGTGAAGATTTTATGGGGAATGAAAGCAATCTGTTCTAAAAATTGACTATGGTCTTCCAAAGACCCGGAGAAAAATACCAAGGTAATGCTCAGCCTCATGTCCACTCACACATCTTCGGTGCCAAGCTGGCACAGGCAAAGCACCTTTCTTATCTCTCATAAGAGACTTAGCATATGTCCTTCTAGCAGATTCTTGTCTCCACAGGATGGAGAAGATGTCATTCATTTGATGGAAACCAGTGTTTGTTAAAACCATTTTCTACCCCCAAAGCAAACACACTAAAGAGAAGGAGCACTATTTACATAAATTTCTGCCTACCCACACACCACCATTCTCTCCCATTGAAGTGTAGATAAGATCTACTGGCTAGGAATCAAAGAGTAATGTATTTCAACCTAAAGTCTGAATACTGTACATCACACATCATCAAGACTTTGTTATTGTTAAGTGCTgtaaagaaaaagtagagaaagtAGAGGTGGGCAGTCTGTCTAACAGGCATGTTAACACTGGTCCCCATCCCAGTGGAACAAGCAATGCCAGTGTACCAAATGCAATTCCAGATTGTAAGTTCGAAATGTCATTGCCAGCCATTACAGAAGAGGCAAAAGTCCACAGGGGGTGTATGCCAAAAGGTCAAGTGTGACAAAGGACTGAATCCACAGTAtgtgttctaaaaaaaaaaaaaaaaaaaaaaacttgcaataAAAATGGGAGTCTTTGACTACTCAAAAGAAACTACTACTCTACACACATATTGTGTTGTGTGCACTTTGTCTATTGGAATGTATTTGAGCTATTAAACTATTAAATAATAACTGCCTAGATGATCACTGAAAAAGAGACCCTCGCCCAGCCCAGATAATTCTTAAATATCACAGTCTACACAAAGATGCTGCTGAACTGAAAtacaaataagttaaaatttttcAGGAACTAGCAAAGTTCTAGTTTCATTATACATGGAATCAATAGTAGTGTTGACACTCATTTTTGACTTGATATTCTTTCACAAACAAAACAGCACATAAGGAAAACGAGTCTTATGCTGTAGGATGGAATGATCTTATAGCTATGGAATCTGGAAAGTTATTTAGAACAAGATGAAAATAGGCTCTACCTAAACTTATGAAAAGAATACTGAAGTGTAAGCATCTGTCGCCATTTAAAGGCATTTGGTGTCAGTATCTTAAAAGATTAAGATGCTTTAAAACAAAACCCTTATAAGAATATCAAAGATTTAGGGAATTATCTTCATAAATAACCAAATATCTATGGCTTCAACTGTCTGCCCTACTGCCGAGGTAGGTGACCAATattcatcaaaataaaacaatcttttaCAAATTCCCTAAAAAAAACCTTGCATAATCAGTTGGTTTCTTAAACCTGTGTCCAGTTTCTtttgatggtttttgttttgtttttcctttcagtcatttacactttttaaaagaggctgTCCACGCAAGTGTTTCTTTAAGCTCTTGCCGAATAGCACCTCATGTATTCTGTCATCCACGGGTTCTCTGAGGAGGAAGCCTTCACCTTTCTGTTCTTCTCCACATCCACAGAGTGAGCACGCTGTCTTTGAGCAACCAGTCTCCTTTTCTCCACCTGTCTTCTGTTCTTGGCTCGTAATGCTGATTCATGAATCTAAAGAGagttcaaaataaaaggatagcAACTTAACGGGCTATTATACTAATGTTCAACAAAGGTTGCAATGAAGCTGGCTACTGCCAGGTCACCTGCAGCGGGGCAGAGTCAAGACCTGCCTCTCTATATAGTTCTTCCTTTACATAAAACCTTCCACAGAAGAGCCATTCTCACTTCATGCTATTCTCACTTGATTCATGTCAGGGATAATGAAACTAAGCAACAGCAAACTAAATGTTGGAAATGGTAAGCAACCAATTTGCATGTACCTCTAGAGTTGGCTCTGGAAAGCTGTCCGAACTGCTTGGCATTAAGCATAAGTATTTCATCAAACACTTATAAACAGCTCACAAAAAGcagggaaaataaaagaacttttaaatgtttaacatcaGTAGACCAAAGACATCTCAAGGGATTTTACCACCTAAGATGTCTTATACTACAGATAAATCCTGTTAAAATTAATCCCATGGACTTGTCAGAGATCTTTTGTTAAACAGCAGCTTTGTTGTCTCAAATATCACTCCAAATAACACCATCTGCTGGGGTTCAGATGTCTGTTCAGTGCAATTTTCATTATGCTATTTATCCAGAACTCAAGCAGTTTGCAGTTTCCCTTTCTGCTTCCTTAAACGCATCCTTTGCTTTAGGCTATCCTAACAGTATTAATGCTAACATACATGTTTTGTGACTACACCCATAAAGGTCCTCTCATTTGAAATGTTTCCGGGTCTTGACACAGGGAGACAAGCTAAGGCTAAGTCAGGGAAGGACTAAAGCTCCTGAGAGTAAAACGCATTTGTTACAGATGAACAGGGGAAATGCAGCCATTTGAATTTAATCAGAAGAGCAAAAGGGAGTCTATGGCAGATGCCAAGCAATCAATCAGACAAACCAAAGATAAAGGAGTCAAAGAAGTGCCAGGTTATCCAAGCTGAAGGAAACTAAAATGGCTCAAGAGACCAGTGGCAAATCCAGATGGGCCATTACCAGCCTTAGCTGTGCTGCTCCTCCTGACCTCCCGGCCCCGCAGGAACTTGTGAACCCCAACTCCATCTACGTCTTTGCCTGGCTTGGTGTCACTAAACCCTTCTAGCTAACTCCCAGCCAAAACCCCTCGCTCTCCAGGCCACCAACGTACAGAATCCTCCTTTGGTTAATCAGAGGTTCCATTCTGGAGTTCCCCAACCCACCACGCAAGATTTCCCATGGGCCCAAAGCACTCAGTGACCAAAGGACGTGATGCCAGACGACAGGCGCATGGCCCAGCTCGCCACTCTCAAAGGGAACGCAGAACCACAAGGGCCCAGAGCGCACCTCGTGCACAGGAGCGGACGCGCAGACGTTGTGAGTCTTCTGGCTTCCTGTATCCGTCTGTTTTTCTCCCCAGCCATAAAGAGCAAATGGatgcttgttttcttttattttactcgATGATCTTTGGGGACTTTTGACCGCTTTCCTGTTTCCTCTAGCAAATAAGGCACTTGGTTGCTGTCGAGGCTCAGGACTGGTGGGTGATTTGTCAGTTTCTCTTGTTCTGGTTTGTTGTTCAGGTTTGTCTTCTACATCTTT
This window encodes:
- the CCSAP gene encoding centriole, cilia and spindle-associated protein; the encoded protein is MSPGSGVKSEYMKRYQEPRWDEYGPCYRELLHYRLGRRLLEQAHAPWLWDDWGPAGSSEDSASSESSGAGGPAPRCAPPSPPPPVEQAAQEEAERRARGAPEEQGAEAGDAEAEDAEDAALPALPVKDVEDKPEQQTRTRETDKSPTSPEPRQQPSALFARGNRKAVKSPQRSSSKIKENKHPFALYGWGEKQTDTGSQKTHNVCASAPVHEIHESALRAKNRRQVEKRRLVAQRQRAHSVDVEKNRKVKASSSENPWMTEYMRCYSARA